From the Oryzias melastigma strain HK-1 linkage group LG13, ASM292280v2, whole genome shotgun sequence genome, the window NNNNNNNNNNNNNNNNNNNNNNNNNNNNNNNNNNNNNNNNNNNNNNNNNNNNNNNNNNNNNNNNNNNNNNNNNNNNNNNNNNNNNNNNNNNNNNNNNNNNctcctccttctctcctcttcctctcctcctcctctcctcttcctcctctcctcttcctctcctcctctcctcctcctcagcagctcctcccTCCTCACTGCTTGTGATGCAGACGGCGTTCTGTCCGCCGACTCATCAGGCTCCTGCAGGCGTTCCTGATCTGGCTCATCTTCAGGCCGTACATGAGCGGGTTAAAGAGCGGCACGGCGCTCAGGAAGTAGACGGACAGGAAGACGCGCAGCACGTCCGGCGTGTGCGCCATGTTGAAGCGGCTCTGCGACACCTCGAAGCTGCCGGCCACCGCGAAGTTCAGGACGGAGGCCAGGTGCGGCGAGCAGGTGCTGACCGCCTTCTGCCGGGTCTGCCTGGACCCGGAGCAGCAGACCCGCAGGATCCGGCCGTAGCTGtacaggatgaagagcagcgcGCCCACGATGGTGCTGAAGGTGGCCACCAGCCCGTAGGCGTTGACGGCGGCGGTGTCCGAGCACGCCAGCTTGACCACCGAGTGCATGTCGCAGTAGACTTTGTGGATGTCGCGGCGGCACAGACGCAGAGGAACGAGGAGGCTCAGAGACACCAGCATGAACAGAACCGGAAGGGTCCAGGTCCagcccagcagcagcaggacgcgCCGCGGCGTCATGTGGGCGTGGTACTGCAGCGGACAGCAAATGGCCAGGTAGCGGTCGAACGCCATGACGGCCAGGTTCAGCAGCTCCACCGCCCCGTACGAGTGCACCACGAAGACCTGCAGGAAGCACAGGGGGGCGGAGACCCGGTGGACGTCCGCCaggatctgcagcagcaggaaggggAACAGGCCGGAGCTCCCCAGCAGCTCGTTGACAAACAGGCTGCAGAGGAACAGGAACATGGGCTCATGCAGGCTGCGGCTCACGCAGATCACCACGATGAGGAGGAGGTTACAGAACACGATCAGAGCGTACACGCCCAGAACCAGCAGGAAGAGCAGGAACCGCAGCCGCCCCCAGTCCAGGTACGCCGTCAGAGAGAAGACCCCCACCTGAGAGGAGTTCATCACCTGAGCAGCTGTGAGAGGAAGCCCCGCCTCCATGAGGGAGAGCTGCccgacccccccacccccagcctGAGCAAAGACCGGAGACGACTCCCCCACTCCGAGTCTGACGGCTGCTTTTAAAGTTCATAGGAATTAGGCCACGCCTCCATTTTACCCGCAGTGTCATCTttgaaatgaaacaataaagtttattcaaaatttacacagattaaaaaaactgtttcaaaactAAACATGAAGGCAGAACCTGATTTCTTCTCCTTATCCTGAAGTTTAATCCTCCAATCCAAGAGATTATGGAACATGATGTCTTCCAATCCACGACATCATCAATGGTCAccagttttttttgtccaacagCTGATCAAATTTGAGAGCTTCTTGCGTTAGACAGATTTCACTGTTACAACACGGTTATGGATCTGACACTGAAGGAGTATATTTGCATAAACcgcttttgtattttatgctaaactttatttttgtatcgAAGTGTCCCTGGTTAAGATGCTGACCCCACAATGACCCCACAATGACCCCACACTGACCTCACACCCTACACTGACCCTACACTGNNNNNNNNNNNNNNNNNNNNNNNNNNNNNNNNNNNNNNNNNNNNNNNNNNNNNNNNNNNNNNNNNNNAAGAGATTATGGAACATGATGTCTTCCAATCCACGACATCATCAATGGTCACCAGGTTTTTTTGTCCAACAGCTGATCAAATTTGAGAGCTTCTTGCGTTAGACAGATTTCAGTGTTACAACACGGTTATGGATCTGACACTGAaggagtatatttgtataaaccgcttttgtattttatgctaaactttatttttgtattgaagTGTCCCTGGTTAAGATGCTGACCCCAAAATGACCCCACACTGACCCCACACACTAACTACACACTGACCTCACATACTGACCCCACACTGACCCCACACACTAACTACACACTGACCCCACACTGACCTCACATACTGACCCCACACTGACCCCACACTGACCCCACACACTAACTACACACTGACCCCACacactctccataaaaatatattttatcaaaattctacaagttacaaatgagaacaagataacatcgggtcattaataacaataaaatgatctggagggccggatagaattacctggagggccggatccggcccccgggccttggctTTGACACATGAGGCGAATCTAATCGTCAGTTTCTTTCAAATagatattaaataaaacaatatgacAGTTGGAACAATAGATTAAATATGTGATCAGTCATGAGTGGCCGCGGTAGAAGCAGGATAACGCCCTTCAAGGTGTCCCTGATCGGAGATGAAGCGACCGTCCAACGGGTCGGACGGTCCGTTGATCAGACACCTCGTCCAGGATCAGCTGCTGatcagacaggattactgacatttataCTCTGAtctgtgaacgatctaagaggaagagacaaatacaaccaggtaggacatttatacagtaaatattgtacaaatttcggTTACATTCGTTTAGgtttccttttattatttattattgttattatttatctttatcCACTCTTTTTTCCtgatctatatatatattcatatttttatcttattatattattttttatctttttgcatAGGAGCACAGGTCACTAGAACCAGATTCCTTGTATATGTCCTGTACTTGgccaataaagctgattctgattctggttctgattctggttctggttcatgTACAACAGCTGTAAGCAGCGTTCAGCTCTACCATAAACCACACACATCGGATCGACTCTGCACTTGACcggcgatgtgtgacgtcacgtgaaaagggtctgttTATGAACTGCAGCTGGACGAGTCGACCGAACTTTGTTCTGGACCTTCACTGCAAGCTGACCCGGCCCGGTTCCCTTCACTGAGTCCAACAACATCACAACAGACAAACCAGAGAGACCTAGAAAGAAAGACTTCTCTCTGAACTCTGACCtttaatatctttgtttttattacagcAGAACCTGAGGAGGaccagaacattttcagagGAATGCATCAGATTTAGTCGGACCAAACAGAAGTCTTCTGACAAACTGAAGCTGCTTCAACTCcagctgaaactgaagctgcagagaagGTTTTACTGCCACATCACAGCAGGAGGAAGGAGATCAGCTGTCTCCACAGAGCAGCCGGGCACACAGACTGCGGATGCGGGTCAGCTTGAGTCCGTACAGAACCGGGTTGAAGAGCGGCTGGCAGGTCAGGTAGTACAGGGACAGGAGGACGCGCAGCACGCCGGGAACGCCGCTCATGTCGAAGCGGCTCTGGACGATCTCGAAGACGCAGCCGAAGGAGAAGTTGAGCAGCGAGGCCAGGTGGGGCGTGCAGGTGCTGACGGCCTTGTGCCGGGTCTGTTTGGACCCGCTCAGGCAGACCCGGAGGATCCGGGCGTAGCTGTACAGGATCAGCAGGGCGGGAAAAACCACCAGCAGGCAGAGGATGGCGAGGCCGTACACGTTGATGAAGGTGGTGTCGGAGCACGCCAGCTTCACCATGGAGTAGTTATCGCAGAAGACGCCGTGGATGACGTTCCCGCATCGCTGCAAGCTGGAGGTCACCGACACCAGAACCATCACTGCAAGGAGCGGATAGAACCACACCAGAACAAGGAGGGCGCCGGTCCTGTTGGACGTCATCAGGGTTCGGTACTGCAGCGGACAGCAGATGGCCAGGTAGCGGTCGAACGCCATGACGGCCAAGTTACTGAGCTCCACGCCGGCGTACGAGTACACCACGAAGACCTGCAGGAAGCACAGGGGGGCGGAGACCCGGTGGACGTCCGCCaggatctgcagcagcaggaaggggAACAGGCCGGAGCTCCCCAGCAGCTCGTTGACAAACAGGCTGCAGAGGAACAGGAACATGGGCTCATGCAGGCTGCGGCTCACGCAGATCACCACGATGAGGAGGAGGTTACAGAACAcgatcagcagcagcaggaccagaaccagcaggaaGAACAGGAACCGCAGAGGTCCGGTGTCAAAGTACGCTGCCAGAACCAAGTAAGACACTCTGGTGTGGTTCATGTTCTGCTTCATGTCCGCTCAGGAGCTCAGAAGAGAAGATCCCTCAGAGGCTGATGAGAGGACCCTCTGCAAACAGAGGCTGGATCGCAGCTTATTAACCTGCAGACGCAGACGCAACCCTCAGAGGAATCCCCTGAAACACGAGCAGAGGTCCTGTCTGAAGACTAAAGATTCCTGAAACTGGAACgctgctgcaggttttcatcatcaggggcggggcttacaCCAACAGAACCCCCAAGAAGTTCTGGTTCTTCCTCAATGACGACTTTAGTCTGACCAAAAACTCAAGCTTGAAGCCTCCCAAACCAAAAGTCCAAATCAGATCAAGTCTGCCCCCCCCGCGGGAAAACTGACAAGGGGGGTCTGGAATTTTGCCATGATGTTAGAAGGGGGATGGTTCGGGAGTTGGGGTGTTTTGGGTCTGGATGGGTGTTCCGGGTCTGGATGGGTGTTCCGGGTCTGGACAGAGTGTTCCAGGTCTAAATGGGGAGCTCTGGGTCTGGAGGGTGTTCTGGGTCTAACCGGGGTGTTCTGGGTCTGGATGGGGTGTTCCGGGTCTGGATGGGGAGTTCCAGGTCTGGATGCGTGTTTCGGGTCTGGATGGGTGTTTCAGGTCTGGATGGGTGTTTTAGGTCTGGATGGGTGTTTTAGGTCTGGATGCGTGTTACGGGTCTGGATGGGTGTTACAGGTCTGGATGGGGAGTTCCGGGTCTGGATGGGGAGTTCCGGGTCTGGATGGGGAGTTCCAGATGTGGATGCGTGTTTCGGGTCTGGATGGGTGTTTCGGGTCTGGATGGGTGTTACAGGTCTGGATGGGTGTTTCGGTTCTTGATGGGGAGTTCTAGGTCTTTGTCCCAGTCTGGTCCATGGATGTCACCCTACGACCTTTGGGTGGAAAATCACATAAAGATCATAGATGCAGGACATGGGGGGTTGGTGTGGGGATTCTGCTGCTAGAACATGGAGAGGTTTGAACATCCAGGGTGAAGGACACACCTCTGTCCTGAGGCGCTGAGGACATTCTGACCTCAGAGGAGACCTCATTTCtctttgagaaaaacaaactgcatccactgcagctGCCTGTAATGATGCTCCGTTCTTCAGACCAAAGATCTTCCAGGAACAGCGAGACCATTTCACGACGGGacgtcctgcagctcctcactgAATAAAGGCGGTGAGCCCACACTCCATGACCCGGCAGAACCAGTCCCAGAACCACGAGGAGAAAACCCTTAGAGGTCCAGACCGTGAAGTTGCTGGAGCTGACAAGAGACTCCTGGGGTTAAAGGAACATTGGATCACGACCGTGAGGTTCCAGCATGAAGAGTCCACCAGAGCACAGAACAGAACCACAGCAGACAAACCAAATGGACTCTGGGTTCAAACAAGCATGTGTTCTGGAGGGAGTGACGTTCTGAATTCACCTGCAAACCAGGTAAGTGTTAGAGAACAGAAACGTGGAGGTTTGGTGGTTTCTCTGTAAGATTCTTTTAGGACATTTGACCCAAGACCTCCATCCAGAACCAACAGCGATGACTCAGAGTCGGAAGCCCCTCCCCGCAGGTGTTTTGCTGTTGTTGCTGCAGGTCTGGGGGGAGGTCATTAACCTTGTCTCTGAGGACACCTGGACCTCGGTTCTCCTGATTGGTCCCTGCGGTTCCTCTCTCTCTGAGGATGGAAAATGTGGCTGATGAGGTGACCTCCGACCCCAGAGAGTCCAGCCTCACCGGAACAGAAGATTCTCCATGACATTCAGAGGTTCTGATCTAACAGGATCTGGACTCTTCCTGCTGGAGGACCGGTTCTTCAGAACTTATGCTGTCCAGTCTGAGCCTGAAACGGACCATCTCTTCCTTCATGCGGCGTCTTTAAAAGAAACTTCAGTGTGACTGGATGTGTGAAGGTCCATCTCCTAACAGAACCACCAGGAGAtctcagacttttattttggaaaggcATGGATGCAGTTACTGTGATGACTTCCTGTCAGCAGGATCTGCTCTGCACCTGCTGGTGTTTTATCAGAATAAAAGCGGAGAATTCCTCACCTGCAGTCGAATGTCTGACCAGAGCAGATGTTCACTTCAAGTTCTCAGTAAATCTCGGCTTCAACTGGACACCGCGGCTGTTTGTGGGCGAGCGGTTTGCTGAGGTTAGAGCAGAGTGGTGATGCTATCATAGTATGGGCCAAGTGCATGAGGGCATTACGACTGACGTCTGATCGCATGTCGTTTCTTCGTGATCATCAGCAGGATCctagaagcccctcccccatcCAGCCGGATCTTCACGTTCCTGTGGATGCTCAGGAACTTCCCTGAGGACGAGTCCAGAGACCAGAACCACCCACCTGAACCACGGAACCCAAAAGTCCTGCTGATCTGCCCGGCCCACAAGCCTGTCCTTCAGACAGGAAGTCCTCATTAGCAGACAGGAAGTGTAACAGCCAATCaggtttgatgctttttttcaaaactgaaatgtgTGGATTTCCATGACTACTTTTcttacaaataaagtttcttttgaatttgtgaaaaaaagtgaacaaactTTGTCTTCAGGACATGAATTAATAAAGTGAGTCCAAAAAAGTGAAACGCAGTTTTTGTTGGATCATTTTAGGCTTCAGGTTGTTGTTTCTGGCTGACAgacgacctctgacctcagccGAATCCTGCAGGACAGCTCCACCTGCTGGACAGGTGGTGAACTGAGCGGCTGCTCCTTCCTTCAAACCAAATCTTAAACCAGTTTCAGAGTATAAAACCTTTTCTTTGTGAGCTGCACTGAGCACGCTCAGAACTGTTTCAACCTCTGCAGCTGTCGGccaccagagggcagcagaACGGATGAACAAGCTCCGCCTGCTGGTGACTGAGCATTACAtcacttcctgtgacatcacaggAAGTGCTCAGGCTGCAAACCAGACACCAACTTCCACCTTCTAACTTTTTTTGGAggataaaaactacaaaattaactgatattttcaaaataaaacaaacaagaatctgctgtttgtaactttattagcagcattaTCGCATCACTAGAACGTCATCACATTTCAAGCAGAGTGGGAACGAGGGAACAGCTGGTTCCAGTAAAGATCCTGTTGAGTCTCTtaaatccagttttcttttattttgaaatcaatgGTTCTGCTTCTGTTTCCTGTCCCGCTGttttctgcataaaaatgtttattttttaatgaacgaTTCTAGTTTGAGGATgttagtttgaatgttttttaataatagtgAATAGAGATTGGCTCAATGTGACCCCCCCCTCCCAGTGGTGATCTGCtgaactgacctggctccagGTTGTTTGGATTTAAACCATcttaaaggaggaggagctccgCCTGGATGGAGCAGATATTACAGATtacatcttcttcttctgcttccaGTTTTACTAAAACAAGAGGATCTGAAAGccaggcttttattctgaaaagcagGACTCAGTCTTCCTGTAGACTTTTAATTTGTGGCACAAAGAAACCTTCAGGAAACTAGAGACCAGCTCTGGTCCTGCAGGACCTGAATCAGAGTGGATCCACCATCTCCTCCTGTCTTCTCTTCGTCCTCCAGAGTCTCATGGAACCAGGTCCACTGGACCTCCTGGTCCTGGTCTGGACCTCCTGGTCCCGGTCTACCTCTCAGATCGGAGCTTGTAGCGCAGGACAAAGTAAGCGATGAGTCTCAGAGACAGGAAGAAAACGGCGAGGATGAGGAAGTCCAGGTAGAGTTTGGCGTCCAGCATGTCCAGCTCCTTCAGGATGGCGTCCGACTTCTGGAAGTGACAGGTGTCGTTCTCATCGCAGTGCAGGTCGGCCCGGTCCAGACCGTAGATGGACAGGATGACGCCCTCGAAGCCGTACCTGAAACGCAGCAGCAGGTTCAGCGGTGTGTGAAGCAGGGGGCGCTGCTGCGCACGCCGCTGAACCTCACACGGACAGGAACGTCTGaggctggagctgcaggtgagtCCAGGTGTTCAGAAACATCCAGAACCTCTCTGGGTCGATGGAGGACCGCCCCAGAACAAGAACTGGATCTTCTCATGCTGGAGGATCCCTCTGTCTCTACCTGTGTGTTCTGTGGAACGGCGCCCCCACCTGACATAGGAGATGTAGGAAATCCACTGCAGGTACCAGGGGATGGTGTCGAAGCTGACGAAGAACCCGGAGAACAGCAGAACCGGGATGGCGGTGACCGGACCCACGAACGTGGCCACCTGCAGGAGCAAACCCACCTGAGCCGGTCTGAGAGTCAACAGGAgaatggggggtggggggaacAGACCTGCAGGGAGGTGGAGGCGGCGCCGATCAGCAGACCTAGACTCTGCGCCACCAGAGACGTCAGAACCCCCAGagacaggaagaggaagaagcGCGCGGCGTCCGGCGGCTGAGCCGTCATCCAGTAGACGATGCTGCAGTACACCAGCGGGAACGCCACCTGCCCCCCCACACGCCAACACCCCAGGTGTGAGTCAGACGAGCGCACAAACGCAACACAAACTGCATGACAACATCCAGACTCCAGTcgcggtgcgttcactgaccctCAGACGCTTGAACCTCTTTGTTTAATCAAAACCAGCGACAGACTTTCATAATTCATATGAAATCAagggcagctgtggtgcagcggttgCCCTATGtgtggaagtgtccttgggcaagacacctgACTCTGAATtccctctggtgggaggttggcgccagtgttcagcagcggagccaccacaaGTGTGTGAATAGGTGAACGTGTGaacgtgtgaatgtgtgaatgggtgaatgtgtgaatgtgtgaacgtGTCAATGTGTGAACGTGTGAAAGTGTGAATGTATGAACGTGTGaacgtgtgaatgtgtgaacgtGTCAATGTGTGAACGTGTGAACGTGTGAATGTATGaacgtgtgaatgtgtgaatgtgtgaacgtgtgaacgtgtgaatgggtgaacgtgtgaatgtgtgaatgtgtgaacgtgtgaatgtgtgaacgtgtgaatgtgtgaatgtgtgaacgtgtgaacgtgtgaacgtgtgaatgtgtgaatgtgtgaatgtgtgaatgtgtgaacgtgtgaatgtgtgaatgtgtgaatgtgtgaatgtgtgaatgtgtgaatgtgtgaatgtgtgaatgtgtgaatgtgtgaatgtgtgaatgtgtgaatgtgtgaatgtgtgaatgtgtgaatgtgtgaatgtgtgaatgtgtgaatgtgtgaatgtgtgaatgtgtgaatgtgtgaatgtgtgaatgtgtgaatgtgtgaatgtgtgaatgtgtgaatgtgtgaatgtgtgaatgtgtgaatgtgtgaatgtgtgaatgtgtgaatgtgtgaatgtgtgaatgtgtgaatgtgtgaatgtgtgaatgtgtgaatgtgtgaatgtgtgaatgtgtgaatgtgtgaatgtgtgaatgtgtgaatgtgtgaatgtgtgaacgtgtgaatgtgtgaacgtgtgaatgtgtgaatgtgtgaacatgtgaacgtgtgaatgtgtgaatgtgtgaatgggtgaatgggtgaacgtgtgaacgtgtga encodes:
- the LOC112149421 gene encoding olfactory receptor 11A1-like, whose translation is MKQNMNHTRVSYLVLAAYFDTGPLRFLFFLLVLVLLLLIVFCNLLLIVVICVSRSLHEPMFLFLCSLFVNELLGSSGLFPFLLLQILADVHRVSAPLCFLQVFVVYSYAGVELSNLAVMAFDRYLAICCPLQYRTLMTSNRTGALLVLVWFYPLLAVMVLVSVTSSLQRCGNVIHGVFCDNYSMVKLACSDTTFINVYGLAILCLLVVFPALLILYSYARILRVCLSGSKQTRHKAVSTCTPHLASLLNFSFGCVFEIVQSRFDMSGVPGVLRVLLSLYYLTCQPLFNPVLYGLKLTRIRSLCARLLCGDS
- the LOC112149422 gene encoding olfactory receptor 142-like, producing MNSSQVGVFSLTAYLDWGRLRFLLFLLVLGVYALIVFCNLLLIVVICVSRSLHEPMFLFLCSLFVNELLGSSGLFPFLLLQILADVHRVSAPLCFLQVFVVHSYGAVELLNLAVMAFDRYLAICCPLQYHAHMTPRRVLLLLGWTWTLPVLFMLVSLSLLVPLRLCRRDIHKVYCDMHSVVKLACSDTAAVNAYGLVATFSTIVGALLFILYSYGRILRVCCSGSRQTRQKAVSTCSPHLASVLNFAVAGSFEVSQSRFNMAHTPDVLRVFLSVYFLSAVPLFNPLMYGLKMSQIRNACRSLMSRRTERRLHHKQ